A stretch of Henckelia pumila isolate YLH828 chromosome 4, ASM3356847v2, whole genome shotgun sequence DNA encodes these proteins:
- the LOC140865454 gene encoding omega-hydroxypalmitate O-feruloyl transferase-like: protein MDQKDSSKVLELFVRRGEPTLVTPAHDQTVKGVYFLSNLDQNIAVIVRTIYCFKSGEKGNENVVEVIKDALSKVLVDYYPLAGRLAISSERKLIVDCTGEGAVFVEAEADCEMGELGDITRPDSVTFGKQLVYDITGAKTIPEIPPLVVQVTKFKCGGFVLGMCMNHCMADGIAAMEFVNSWSEIARRIPLKSPPLIDRSILRSRNPPHFEFAHDEFAEIEDISNTFELYNNQEIQYRCFCFDPEKLQNMKNKALEDQQQSTLQKCSTFEALTAFVWRARSQALNLKPDQQTKLLFAVDGRRRFEPPVPERYFGNAIVLTNSLCSAGELLKNPLSYTVKLVQEAVGMVTDEYMRSAIDYFEVTRARPSLASTLLITSWSRLSFHTIDFGWGKPVASGPVMLPEKEVVMFLPQGEERNRISVLLALPVSAMEIFEHMVLQI from the exons ATGGATCAGAAAGATAGCAGCAAAGTCTTGGAACTATTCGTGCGACGAGGGGAGCCAACTCTTGTTACACCAGCGCATGATCAAACAGTAAAGGGCGTCTACTTCTTGTCGAATCTTGATCAAAATATCGCGGTTATCGTGCGTACGATATACTGCTTTAAATCGGGGGAGAAAGGGAATGAAAATGTTGTTGAAGTGATCAAGGACGCATTATCGAAAGTCCTTGTGGATTACTATCCACTGGCGGGACGTCTTGCGATCAGTTCGGAGAGGAAACTTATAGTGGATTGTACTGGAGAAGGAGCTGTTTTTGTGGAAGCTGAGGCAGATTGTGAAATGGGAGAGTTGGGAGATATTACAAGGCCTGATTCAGTGACATTCGGGAAGCAGCTTGTTTATGATATTACTGGAGCAAAAACTATACCGGAAATTCCTCCTTTGGTGGTTCAA GTAACGAAATTCAAATGCGGAGGCTTTGTTCTTGGAATGTGCATGAACCATTGCATGGCCGATGGGATTGCAGCAATGGAGTTTGTGAATTCTTGGAGTGAAATAGCCAGAAGAATCCCACTTAAAAGCCCTCCATTAATCGACAGAAGCATCCTCAGATCAAGAAACCCTCCCCATTTCGAATTCGCCCACGATGAGTTTGCAGAGATTGAAGACATATCAAACACTTTCGAGCTTTACAACAATCAAGAAATTCAATACAGATGCTTCTGTTTCGACCCCGAAAAACTGCAGAACATGAAAAACAAAGCCTTAGAAGATCAGCAACAAAGTACCCTACAAAAGTGCAGCACGTTTGAGGCTCTCACAGCATTCGTTTGGCGAGCGCGGAGCCAGGCACTGAACCTGAAGCCAGACCAACAGACAAAGCTCCTATTCGCAGTCGACGGACGACGAAGATTCGAGCCCCCTGTCCCGGAAAGATACTTTGGGAATGCGATAGTTTTGACAAACTCTCTCTGCAGTGCCGGAGAGTTACTCAAAAACCCGCTTTCGTATACGGTAAAACTCGTCCAAGAAGCTGTTGGAATGGTGACTGATGAGTACATGAGATCAGCTATAGATTATTTTGAAGTGACTCGAGCCAGGCCATCCTTGGCTTCTACTTTGCTTATTACTTCTTGGTCCAGGCTATCGTTTCATACGATAGATTTCGGCTGGGGGAAGCCGGTTGCGTCGGGGCCGGTCATGTTGCCGGAAAAAGAAGTGGTTATGTTTCTTCCTCAAGGTGAAGAAAGGAATAGAATCAGTGTCCTTCTTGCATTGCCTGTTTCTGCTATGGAGATATTTGAGCATATGGTGCTGCAAATATAG
- the LOC140862078 gene encoding omega-hydroxypalmitate O-feruloyl transferase-like, producing the protein MELKDGSKVIELAMQRGDPTLVPPADDQTAKGLYFLSNLDQNIAIIVRTIYCYKSGKKGNENVGEVIKDALSKILVHYYPLAGRLAISSETKLVVDCTGEGAVFVEAEADCEMGELGDIERLGQETLGKLVYDIPSAKSELEIPLLVAQVTKFKCGGFVLGLCMNHCMFDGIGAMEFVNCWSEIARGIPLKTPPFIDRSILKSRNPPRHEFAHHEFANIEDISNTTQLYSNQEMHYRSFCFDPEKLQSIKNKALEDHQALQKCSTFEALAAFVWRARSQALNLKPDQQTKLLFPVDGRSRFEPPIPENYFGNAIVLASSLCSAGEVLENPLSHAVKLVQEAVKMMTDEYMRSAIDYVEVTRAKPSLAATLLLTTWSRLSFHTTDFGWGEPDLTMPVVLPGKELVLFLPHGEGRKSVNVVLGLPASSMQIFEQLVLQII; encoded by the exons ATGGAGCTGAAAGATGGCAGCAAAGTTATTGAACTAGCTATGCAACGAGGCGACCCGACCCTTGTTCCACCAGCAGATGATCAAACAGCAAAGGGCCTCTACTTCTTGTCGAATCTTGATCAGAACATAGCGATCATCGTACGCACAATCTACTGCTATAAATCAGGGAAGAAAGGCAATGAAAATGTTGGTGAAGTGATCAAGGATGCATTGTCTAAAATCCTTGTGCATTACTATCCACTCGCGGGGCGTCTTGCTATTAGTTCTGAGACGAAACTCGTAGTGGATTGTACTGGAGAAGGGGCTGTTTTTGTTGAAGCTGAGGCAGATTGTGAAATGGGAGAGTTGGGAGATATTGAGAGGCTTGGTCAAGAGACACTTGGGAAGCTTGTTTATGATATTCCTAGTGCAAAAAGTGAATTGGAAATTCCTCTCTTGGTGGCTCaa GTAACAAAATTCAAATGTGGGGGCTTTGTTCTTGGACTATGCATGAACCACTGCATGTTCGATGGGATCGGAGCAATGGAATTTGTCAACTGTTGGAGTGAGATAGCAAGAGGAATCCCACTTAAAACCCCTCCATTCATCGACAGAAGCATCCTAAAATCAAGAAACCCGCCCCGTCACGAATTCGCCCACCACGAATTCGCAAACATCGAAGACATATCAAACACTACTCAACTTTACAGCAACCAAGAAATGCACTACAGATCCTTCTGTTTCGACCCGGAAAAACTCCAGAGCATAAAAAACAAGGCCTTGGAAGATCACCAAGCCTTACAAAAGTGCAGCACATTCGAAGCCCTCGCCGCATTCGTTTGGCGAGCCCGGAGCCAGGCTCTGAACCTAAAACCAGACCAACAAACAAAACTCCTGTTCCCGGTCGACGGACGATCAAGATTCGAGCCGCCCATCCCGGAAAATTACTTTGGGAATGCCATAGTTTTAGCAAGCTCACTCTGCAGTGCAGGAGAGGTGCTAGAAAACCCGCTTTCGCATGCCGTAAAGCTGGTTCAAGAAGCTGTCAAAATGATGACAGATGAGTATATGAGATCAGCTATAGATTATGTCGAAGTGACTCGAGCTAAGCCGTCTTTGGCTGCGACCTTGCTGCTTACTACTTGGTCCAGGCTATCGTTTCATACGACGGATTTCGGCTGGGGGGAGCCGGATTTAACGATGCCGGTCGTGTTGCCGGGGAAAGAATTAGTCCTGTTTCTTCCTCATGGGGAAGGAAGGAAGAGTGTTAATGTGGTTCTTGGATTGCCAGCTTCTTCTATGCAGATATTTGAACAGCTGGTGCTGCAGATCATATAG
- the LOC140866027 gene encoding omega-hydroxypalmitate O-feruloyl transferase-like has product MPLQESEFPNPGCRNRSWSSMDLKDGSNVLDLNVRRGDPTLVPPAEETAKGLYFLSNLDQNIAVLVRTIYCYKPCKIKSSGNVCEVMKDALSKVLVHYYPLAGRLGVSSEMKLIVDCTGEGAVFVEAETDCEMGELEDITRLHQETLGSLVYDFPAAKNMLAIPLVVAQVTKFKCGGFVLGLCVNHCMFDGIAAMQFVNSWSETARGIPMKIPPLIDRSILKSRIPPHFEFDHHEFAEIEDISNASQLYDTEKMHYRSFCFDPEKLKSIKNKALEGHLAPQRCSTFEALSAFVWRARIKALNLDPKQQTKLLFAVDGRSRFEPPVSEKYFGNAIVLTNALCTAGEMLENPLSFTVKLVQEAVKIVTDEYMRSAIDYFEVTRARPSLAGTLLITTWSRLSFHTTDFGWGEPVASGPVGLPEKEVILFLPYGEERKGINVLLGLPASTMEIFEQLVLQI; this is encoded by the exons ATGCCACTCCAAGAATCCGAGTTCCCAAATCCAGGCTGCAGAAACAG ATCTTGGTCGAGCATGGATCTTAAAGATGGCAGCAATGTTTTGGACTTAAACGTGAGACGTGGCGACCCGACCCTCGTTCCTCCAGCAGAAGAAACAGCAAAGGGCCTCTACTTCTTGTCGAATCTCGACCAGAACATAGCGGTCCTCGTACGTACGATTTACTGCTACAAACCATGCAAGATCAAAAGCAGTGGAAACGTGTGTGAAGTGATGAAGGATGCATTGTCGAAAGTGCTCGTGCATTACTATCCGCTCGCGGGGCGGCTCGGGGTGAGTTCGGAGATGAAGCTGATAGTGGATTGCACCGGAGAAGGAGCTGTGTTTGTTGAAGCTGAGACAGATTGCGAAATGGGAGAGTTGGAAGATATCACGAGGCTTCATCAAGAGACGCTTGGGAGCCTTGTTTATGACTTTCCTGCTGCCAAAAATATGCTGGCCATCCCCCTTGTGGTGGCtcaa GTAACAAAGTTCAAATGCGGAGGCTTCGTTCTTGGACTGTGCGTGAACCATTGCATGTTCGATGGGATCGCAGCAATGCAGTTCGTGAATTCATGGAGCGAAACAGCGAGAGGAATCCCGATGAAGATCCCTCCATTGATCGACAGAAGCATCCtcaaatcaagaatccctcccCACTTCGAATTCGACCACCACGAGTTTGCGGAGATTGAGGACATATCCAACGCTTCCCAGCTCTACGACACAGAGAAAATGCACTACAGATCCTTCTGTTTCGACCCCGAAAAACTCAAGAGCATCAAAAACAAAGCCTTGGAAGGTCACCTAGCCCCACAAAGATGCAGCACATTCGAAGCCCTTTCGGCATTCGTTTGGCGAGCCAGGATCAAGGCACTGAACCTGGATCCCAAGCAGCAAACGAAACTCCTGTTCGCGGTCGACGGGCGGTCGCGGTTCGAGCCACCCGTCTCGGAGAAATACTTCGGGAATGCAATAGTTTTGACAAACGCACTGTGCACTGCCGGAGAGATGCTCGAAAACCCGCTTTCGTTTACAGTAAAACTGGTCCAAGAAGCTGTTAAGATCGTGACAGATGAGTATATGAGATCAGCTATAGATTATTTCGAAGTGACTCGAGCTAGGCCATCCTTGGCTGGGACTTTGCTTATTACTACTTGGTCGAGGCTATCGTTTCATACGACGGATTTCGGGTGGGGGGAGCCGGTTGCGTCGGGGCCGGTCGGATTGCCGGAAAAGGAAGTGATTCTGTTTCTTCCTTATGGTGAAGAGAGGAAGGGTATCAATGTGCTTCTTGGGTTGCCAGCCTCTACTATGGAGATATTTGAACAACTGGTGTTGCAAATATAG
- the LOC140864074 gene encoding DEK domain-containing chromatin-associated protein 1-like: MDSEKETVEESRNHVEEKDAAEVEEKADVKEDAGEVGAEKGGEKEENGDEEEVNEKGMEMEVEKEEGEGKVVEEGEGNVAEEEEVNEEDQGKGGEQEGSGEEEEDKGEGKEELKAEKGSSKKGSRTGKSKSEKTELSSPRTPGIERPTRERKTVDRFVVNATVRGSATKLVAIGKGQGTQLKDIPNVAFKLSKRKADENLQLLHTILFGKKAKVQTLKKNIGLFSGFVWIENEEKQRGKVKDRLDKCVKEKLLDFCDVLNIPVSKATVKKEELSVKLLEFLESPHATTDIILAEKDKSKKRKSKSSSSKTSADIAAGKSRKKPKLESESGKKKKYSSEEQDDDKSEHSQSEDDQDDDAVSGAESDKEITNSEEEDEDQEEPKKQMVPEKSSSKTSAKKDSGSRIDKKSKAASKQRSAKAPDTPGNSTKKSSSSKKLVSEAESKSEVRTPVTKKRKVDKQSEETSTPPKDTSSSKKKASKSSTKVVEKDQGKKESSKNAKKEPTKEEMHAVVTSILKEVDFNTATLSDILKQLGKHFGIDLMHRKSEIKEIITEVINNMSDDEDEEAAESGDDTGKERKDDKA; this comes from the exons ATGGATTCGGAGAAGGAAACCGTGGAAGAGAGCAGGAATCACGTGGAGGAGAAGGATGCGGCTGAAGTCGAAGAAAAAGCCGATGTTAAGGAAGACGCTGGTGAAGTAGGTGCTGAAAAGGGTGGAGAAAAGGAGGAGAATGGAGATGAAGAAGAGGTAAATGAAAAGGGGATGGAGATGGAAGTGGAAAAGGAGGAAGGTGAAGGAAAGGTTGTGGAGGAAGGTGAAGGAAATGTTGCGGAGGAAGAGGAGGTGAACGAGGAAGATCAGGGAAAAGGCGGTGAACAAGAAGGGAGTGGcgaggaagaagaagataaaggggaagggaaagaagaacTGAAGGCGGAGAAGGGAAGTTCGAAGAAGGGCTCGAGAACAGGTAAGAGCAAAAGTGAGAAAACGGAATTATCATCACCGAGGACGCCAGGAATTGAGAGGCCAACTAGGGAAAGGAAGACAGTGGATAGATTTGTGGTGAACGCAACTGTGAGAGGCTCTGCCACCAAACTTGTGGCAATTGGGAAG GGTCAAGGTACACAGCTCAAGGACATCCCAAATG TGGCTTTCAAGTTGTCTAAGAGAAAAGCTGATGAGAACCTGCAGCTTCTTCACACCATTCTTTTTGGGAAAAAAGCGAAG GTGCAaactttgaagaaaaatatagGCCTCTTTTCTGgttttgtatggattgaaaatgAG GAAAAACAGAGGGGTAAAGTTAAAGATAGGCTTGACAAATGTGTTAAAGAAAAATTGTTGGATTTTTGTGATGTCCTGAATATTCCTGTCTCCAAAGCCACTGTAAAGAAG GAAGAACTCTCTGTGAAGTTATTAGAATTCTTAGAATCTCCTCATGCTACGACAGATATCATACTCGCTGAAAAAGACAAG AGTAAGAAGCGAAAGAGCAAGAGCTCATCAAGCAAAACTTCTGCTGACATAGCTGCTGGAAAATCTAGAAAG AAACCAAAATTGGAGTCTGAATCTGGGAAAAAGAAAAAGTATTCAAGTGAGGAACAGGATGATGATAAAAGCGAGCATTCACAGAGCGAAGATGACCAGGACGACGACGCTGTTTCTGGAGCAGAAAGTGACAAGGAGATAACTAATTcagaggaagaagatgaagatcaaGAGGAACCCAAGAAGCAGATGGTTCCCGAGAAGAGTTCTTCAAAGACAAGTGCCAAAAAGGATTCTGGAAGCAGGATTGATAAAAAGTCCAAAGCAGCCAGTAAACAAAGATCTGCCAAAGCGCCCGACACCCCTGGCAATTCTACCAAAAAGTCCTCCAGTTCAAAGAAACTTGTCTCTGAAGCTGAATCCAAGAGTGAAGTAAGGACACCTGTGACTAAGAAACGAAAAGTTGATAAGCAGAGTGAGGAAACAAGTACACCTCCAAAGGATACATCTTCAAGCAAGAAAAAAGCAAGCAAGTCTTCTACCAAAGTGGTGGAAAAGGATCAAG GTAAAAAGGAAAGTAGCAAAAATGCCAAGAAAGAACCCACCAAAGAAGAAATGCATGCGGTGGTAACAAGTATACTAAAGGAAGTAGATTTTAACACC GCAACATTATCTGACATTCTCAAACAACTCG GAAAACACTTTGGGATAGACTTGATGCATAGGAAATCAGAGATTAAAGAAATAATCACGGAAGTCATAAATAACATGTCCGACGATGAAGATGAAGAGGCGGCTGAATCTGGAGACGATACAGGAAAAGAGAGAAAGGACGACAAGGCGTAA